ACCGGGCTGCACGCCGCGGGGCTGCCCCTGGACGACGACGAGCTGGACGGGCTGGTGCACGAGACCATCGAGCACGCGGTCCAGGTCCGCGCCGAGGAGAACGCCCGCCGCCGGCTCGCCGAGACCGACCTGCCCACCGTCGGGCTGCCCGAACTGACCGCGGGGATCGACGTCGCCGAGCTCTACGAGCTGGCCGAGGTCCTCACCGAACACGGCATCCGGAGCCCCCGATGAGCGAACCGCACCGCCCCGCCCAGGTCGACGTCGACGCCCTGCTGGACGACCCGGGCACCCGCGTCATCGTCTGCTGCGGGTCCGGGGGCGTGGGCAAGACGACGACCGCCGCGGCGCTGGCCGTGCGCGCCGCCGAGCGCGGCCGCAAGACCGCCGTGCTCACCATCGACCCGGCGCGGCGGCTCGCCCAGGCGCTCGGCCTGCGCGAGCTCGGCAACCAACCGAAGCAGGTGGTGGTGGAGGGCTTCGAACCGGCCGGCGACCTCAACGCGATGATGCTGGACATGCGCCGCACCTTCGACGACATGGTGCTCGCGCACGCCGGCCGGGAACGCGCCGAGCAGATCCTGAACAACCCCTTCTACCAGACGATCTCCACATCCTTCTCCGGCACGCAGGAGTACATGGCGATGGAGAAGCTGGGGCAGCTGTCCGCCTCCGGGCAGTGGGACCTCATCGTGGTGGACACCCCGCCGAGCCGGTCGGCGCTGGACTTCCTGGACGCCCCGCAGCGGCTGTCCACCGTGCTGGACGGGCGGCTGATCAAGATGCTGTCCAGCCCGGCGCGGGCCGGCGGCAAGGGCCTGCGCAAGATCGTGGGCGCCGGGTTCGGCATCTTCGCCAAGGCCGTCTCGACGATCATCGGCGGCCAGCTGCTGGCCGACGCGGCCCGGTTCGTGCAGGCCTTCGACTCGACCTTCGGCGGGTTCCGGGAGCGCGCCGAGCACACCTACCAGCTGCTGCGCTCCCCCGGCACGGCGTTCTTGGTGGTCGCCGCGCCCGAGCCGGACGCGCTGCGGGAGGCCACCTACTTCGTGGAGCGGCTGGCCGGCGAGCGGATGCCGCTGGCCGGTCTGGTGGCCAACCGGACCCACCCGGTGTTCACCGGGCTGGCCGGGGCGCGCGCCACCGCGGTGGCCGAGGAGATCGAGGCCACGGGCGAGGCGCCGATGGCCGCCGCCGCGCTGCGGGTGCACGCCGACCGCGTCGCGGTGGCCGAGCGGGAGAAGCGGTTGCTGGCCCGGTTCACCCGCGCGCACCCGGAAGTGGCGATGGTCGGTGTTCCCGCGCTGCCGACCGACGTGCACGACCTGGCGGGCCTGCAGGAGATCGGTCGGCGACTGGCAGGTGAATGACAGGGAAAGGGCCGGGCGATCCGCGGTGGCGAATTGCCCGGCCCCAACCCGAATGGACTAGCTCACCTGGTACTCGTCGAAATCGACGTATTCGCGCCGGGCCGCTTCCAGCAATTCCCGCCAGCTGCGGACATCGGGACGACGGCGCAGCAACGCACGCCGCTCCCGCTCCGTCATTCCGCCCCACACGCCGAATTCGATCTTGTTGTCGAGCGCCTCGGAGAGGCACTCGGTGCGCACCGGGCAGCCGAAGCAGATCATTCGCGCCTTGCGCTGCTCGGCTCCCCGGACGAACAATTGGTCCGGGTTCTGGTCACGGCAAGCCGCGTTGACCCGCCAGTCCCCCTGCTCGAACATAGAGTTCCCCCAGCTCCTCACTGGATCGTCGGCGACCTGTTTCGTCCGGAGCCCCCCGGCACCGGATGCCGCGGCAGTGGATCGGCCGCAGCAGTGCTGTCGCTGGACGTAGACGGACTGTAGAGGCAGTCGGTTCCACAACCAAACAAGGGTTGTCGCTCCGTTATCTTTCGAACTCATCACATCGGGCGGATCTCGCCCGTGACAGACCGTCACGAAGCCGTTCCGACTTAGGCTGGCGAAGTGCGTGCTCGGGACGGCTTCTTGAAGCTCTTCGGCCTGTGTGTGCTGGCTGGCGTCCTGGTCGCCGGTCTGCTGTTCCCGGTGGTGGGGTCACTCGGCGTGGTCTCCAACCGCGCCAGCGACGCGGTGAACAGCATCTCGGCCGACCTGATGACCAAGGAACCTCCCCTTGTGACGACCGTCACAGACAAGGACGGCCGGCCGATCGCGTACCTGTTCGAGCAGAACCGCACCCCGGCCGCCCCGGACCAGATCGCCGACACCATGAAGGCCGCCATCGTGGCCATCGAGGACCGGCGCTTCTTCGACCACCAGGGCGTCGACTGGGCGGGCACCGTGCGGGCCGCGGTCACCAACCAGGTCTCCGGCTCGATCGCCCAGGGCGGCTCCACCCTCACCCAGCAGTACGTGAAGAACTACCTGGTGCACGTCGTCGCCGCCGGGGACCCGGTCAAGCAGCACAAGGCCATCGAGCAGACCCCGGCGCGCAAGCTCCGCGAGATCCGCATCGCCCTCCAGCTGGAGAAGCAGCTCAGCAAGGAGGAGATCCTCACCCGCTACCTCAACGTGGTGCCCTACGGCAACCAGGCCTACGGCATCGCGGCCGCCGCGCGCACCTACTTCGACACCACCCCGGACCAGCTGACCATCGCGCAGGCCGCGCTGCTGGCGGGCATGGTGAACAGCCCCAGCGCGCTGGACCCGGAGGACAGCCCCGAGGAGGCGCTGAAGCGCCGCAACCTGGTGATCCAGGCGATGGAGGACCAGCACCGGATCACCCCGGAAGCCGCGGAGGAGGCGCGCAACTCGCCGCTCGGCCTCAAGCTCCCCCTGCGGGGCATCCCCAACGGCTGCGTCGGCGCCGGGCCGTCCGACGGGTTCTTCTGCAAGTACGTCGTCGACTACCTGGAGCGAGCCGGGTTCACCGAGGAGCAGCTCCGCACCGGCGGCTACACGATCCGCACCACGCTGGACAAGCACGCCACGGACGCCGCGAAGGCCGCCGCCGAGAAGGGCGTGCCGAAGACCACCAAGGGCATCGCCAACGTGATGAGCGTGGTGGAACCCGGCAAGGAGAAGCACCGGGTGCGGGCGCTGGTGGCCAACCGGGACTTCGGCCTGGACGCCGCGAAGGGCCAGACCGCCTACGCGCTGCCCAGCGGGGTGGTCAAGTTCGGCGCCGGGTCGGTCTACAAGGTGTTCACCGCGGCCGCCGCGCTGGAGAAGGGGATGGGCATCTACAACACCATCCAGTCCCCGGCCAGCTACACCTCGTCGGTCTACAAGAACGGCACCCGGCCCTACACCGTGGGCAACGCCGAAGGCGTCGCAGCGGGGCCGCGGACCCTGCAGATGGCCCTGGCGACCTCGCCGAACACCGCGTTCGTCGCGCTGCAGGAGCGCGTCGGGCTGGACCAGACGGTGGACATGGCGGTGCGGCTCGGCATGCGGCAGACCCTGCTGAACCACACCGCGTCCGGCGACCCGCTGGCCCCCGGCGGCGCCAACGGCCGCTCGCAGGCCGACGAGGTCAAGCAGCGCAACATCGGCGCGTTCACCCTCGGGTACGCGCCGACCAGCCCGCTGGAGCTGAGCAACGTCGCCGCCACGATCATGAGCGGCGGCACGTGGTGCCCGCCCACGCCGATCGAGCAGGTCCTGGACCGCAACGGCAACCCGGTGTCGATCACCGAGGACCCGTGCGAGCAGGCCGTCGACGAGGGCCTGGCGAACGCGCTGGCGGTCGGCATGAGCAGGGACGACCAGCCCGGCGGCACCGCCGCCGCGGCCGCGGCCGGGGCCGGCTGGACCCGACCGCTGGCGGCCAAGACCGGGACCACCGAGGCGCACCAGTCCGCCGGGTTCATCGGCGCCACCCCGCAGTACGCCGGGGCGGTGCTGACCTTCAGCGACGGCCCCTCGCCGCAGGGCATCTGCGACAGCGACCCGCCGCGGCTGTGCGGGGTCAACGGCGGCAACATCTACGGCGGCAAGGTCCCCGCGCGGACCTTCTTCGACGCGATGGGGCCCATCCACGAGGGCCTGCCGGTCCTGCCGCTGCCGCCCACCACCGATCGGTACGAGAACGGCGGCGACGAGTTCCAGGTGCCCAACGTGGTCGGCATGACCTCGAAGCGGGCCACCGAGACGCTGGAGAAGGCGGGGTACCAGGTCCAGGAGCGCTCGGTGAACAGCCAGCGCAAGCGGGGCTTGGTGGTCAGCCAGACACCGCGCGGCTTCGCCCTGCCGGGCGAGACGGTGACGATCTCGGTGAGCACCGGCTACGTGCCGCCGCCCTCACCGGAGCGGCCGCCGCCCCCGCCGCCACCGAAGCCGGGGCCGCCGCCCGACCGCCCGGTGGAACGGCCGGACGTGCCGGGCCTGCCGCCGGACGTCTTCCCACCGTGACCGACCAGTGCGGGCGCTCCGCCGAGCGGGGCGCCCGCACTGCTGTCCCGGGCGGTGCCGGGGACGGGCGCGCGACCGGGGGTTCTTAGACTCGGTTGCGTGACGAAGACGCAGGTGAGCACCCGACGTGCGCGATCCCGGTACCGGCAGCTGGAGGTGCGCGCGGCAGAACGGATCACGCCGCGCATGGTGCGGATCACCCTCGGCGGCGAGGAGCTCGCCGACTTCGTCAGCAACGGCAGCGACCAGCGGATCAAGCTGTGCCTGCCGCAGCCCGGCCAGCCGGTGCCGCTCGGCCGGACCCGCGCCGAGGTGTTCGCGCTGCCCCGCGAGCAGCAGCCCCGGCAGCGCACCTACACCGTCCGCTGGTTCGACGCCGAACGGCGGGAGCTGGCCATCGACTTCGTGGTGCACGACCACGACGGCCCGGGCAGCACCTGGGCGGCGCAGGCGGCACCGGGCGACCAGATCGTGACGGTGGGCCCGAGCCCCGCCTACCAGCCGCAGCCCGACGCCGACCCGCTGGTGCTGGTCGGCGACGAGACCGCGCTGCCCGCCATGTCGGCGATCGTCGAGGAGCTGCCCGCCGAGGCGGTGGTGCGGGTGTTCGCCGAGGTCGCCGACGCCGCGGAGGAGCAGCCGATCAGCTCGGCCGCCCAGGTGGACTGGCAGTGGCTGCACCGCGACGGCGTCCCCGCCGAGCAGAGCAGGCTGCTCGTCGACGCGGTGCGCTCCGCGGACCTCGGCCCGAACCCGCACGTGTGGATCGGCGCGGAGGCCGACGTGGTGCACGAGCTCCGCGAGCACTGCCAGCGCGAGCTCGGGCTGGAGCGCCGCCGCCTCTACGCGCTCGCCTACTGGCGGCACAACAGCGCCGGCGACTGACGGCCGGGGAGCTCAGCCGGCGAGCTCGGCCTTGACCAGCGCGGCGACCTTGCCGCCCTCCGCGCGGCCCGCGACCTTGGCGTTGGCCGTCTTCATGACCTGGCCCATCTGCTTCATGCCGGGGCGCTCGCCGAGCTCCGCCTCGACCTCGCCGACGGCCTCCTTGACCAGCTGCGCCAGTTCGTCGTCGCCCAGCGGCTTCGGCAGGTAGCGGCGCAGCACCTCCGCCTCGGCCTCCTCAGCCTGGGCCTGCTCCTCGCGCCCGGCCCCGCGGAACGCCTCGGCAGCCTCGTCGCGCTTCTTGGCCTCCTTGCTCAACACGCGCTGCACCTCGTCGTCGGTGAGTTCGCGCGCCTGCTTGCCGGCCACCTCCTCCTTGCCGATCGCGGCCAGCGCCATGCGCAGCACGCCGGTGACGACGGTGTCGCGGTCCTTCATCGCGGCGGAGAGGTCCGCCCGCAGCTTGTCCTTGAGCTCGGCCATGCCAGTGATTGTCCCCGGCGGCCGCTGGGGCGGGGCACGCGGTCCGTCGCGGGGAGCGTGGTCGACGTAGGGTTGGTGGGGTGAACAAGTTCGGGCGAATTTTGCTCAGCGCGGGCGCTCTGGGCGCCGCGACGGTCACCTACTCGGCCGCGATCGAACGGCGGCACTGGACGCTGCGCCAGGTCTCGTTGCCGGTGCTCGACGCGGGCGCCGCCCCGCTGCGGGTGCTGCACGTCTCCGACCTGCACATGACGCCGAACCAGCGGTCCAAGCAGCGATGGGTGTCCGAGCTGGTCGACCTGGACCCGGACCTGGTGGTCAACACCGGCGACAACCTCGCGCACCCGCAGGCGGTGCCGGCGGCGCTGCGCGCGATGGGGCCGCTGCTGGACCGGCCGGGCGTGTTCGTCTTCGGCAGCAACGACTACTACGGACCGACCGCGAAGAACCCGGCCCGCTACCTCCTGCCGTCGTCGAAGACCAAGCGCATCCACGGCGACCCGCTGCCGTGGCGGGACCTGCGCGCCGCCCTCACCGAGCGCGGCTGGCTGGACGCGACGCACCGCCGCCACCTGCTCGAGGTCGCCGGGGTGCGCATCCACGTCGCCGGGGTGGACGACCCGCACCTGCACCTGGACCGCTACGACCAGATCGCCGGCCCGCTGCCGGAGGACGTGCAGCTGCGCCTCGGCGTGACGCACTCCCCGGAGCCGCGGGTGCTGGACAGCTTCGCCGAGGACGGCTACGACCTGGTGCTGGCGGGGCACACGCACGGCGGCCAGCTGCGGCTGCCGGGCTACGGCGCCCTGGTGACCAACTGCGAGCTGGACCGGGGCCGGGCGCGCGGCGCCTCCACCTGGGGTGAGCGGATGCACCTGCACGTCTCGGCCGGGCTGGGCACCTCGCCGTACGCCCCGGTGCGGTTCGCCTGCCCGCCGGAGGCGACCTTGCTGACACTGCTGCCCCGCTCCGAGGACGAGGCCCTGACCAGCGAGAACGCCGAAAGGGAGACCCCGTTCGGAAGCGGCGGAGGCGTCCGGTAGAGTATTCGCCAGCGGACGGGGCGAGAACCCGAGAGGTCCCGCCGCTGGAGATCGGGGTGTGGCGCAGCTTGGGAGCGCGCTTCGTTCGGGTCGAAGAGGTCGTGGGTTCAAATCCCGCCACCCCGACAGGCGAGAGGGCCTGGTCAGGACTTCACACGAGGTTCTGACCAGGCCCTTTCTTCATGCCCTGGACTGCGGCTTGGGAGAGATCCGGGAGAAGATCGTGCACCCGCCCTCTCACCGGCCGCGTCCGCGGGCCTGCAGCAGCCGACGTCTACCGGGCGAGCTGGGCGACACGGTGGCCAGTCGGGCATCCAGGGCCGCTTCCCAGCAGCGGTCAAGTCGCGCATGAGGCGGGCACGCATCTCTCTCGAGGTTGACCTCGATTGACTCCTGGAGCCTCTGCAGTGCGCCGGCTGTGGCTGGCTCTGCCTGTGGCTGGGGGTCGTGAGTGCGTGAACCGGCTGGAGCCGGTCCTGGCACTCACGACCGTTGTGCGGCCTGGTTGAGGAGGTCGACCACTTCGGTGCCTGGGACCGGGTGGGTTCCGCGTAGCGCTCGGCGGCACTTCGGAGGTCCGTGTTGGTCGACGCGGAAAGCTCGCGGACGACGAGCACGCCGAGCGGCGCGTCCCGCGCCCGAGCCACCTCGAAGGAGACCGGAACACCGCCCGCGGCAGTCCCAGCACCACCGGGGCTTCGTCGCGCAGGTACGGCAGCTGCTCAGCCAGCCGCCGCCCCTCCCTACGACCACCGAACGGCATGCCCCCACTCCCAGCTCCCCGTCTGGAACCCGGGCACCGCAGCCGCAGCCGCGGAAGACCGACGCGAGCACCCCGATACGACACCCCTCAAGCACACACCGCTCGCACCCCGAAACCGCAGGTCACCGGCCTATCACGTGGATGTGAGATCAGAACGAGCCGTGCGGGCGATCACCAACCGGATCCGCTCGCGACGATCTTTGAAACCGCAGGCCAGCACACCTGGAAATCTTGTGCACCGTCACCGGCCATCAGCGCCGGTCCCCATTGAGGCCCGTGCAGCACGAGCGTCGCCACGCCCTCGTCGGTGCCGCTGCCACCGGCCTTCGGCGCCGGTCCCCATTGAGGCGTTCGCAGCGCCTGCTCATGCTCCGCGGACAAGTCGACTGTCACCGGCCATCAGCGCCGGTCCCCATTGAGGCTCGGACAGGTGCGCTACCACGGGACCCCCTGGAGGTTGCGGCTGTCACCGGCCATCAGCGCGGTCCCCATTGAGGCTGTAGTCGTTGGGGGCGAGCCAAGCTTCCTGCTCCTGCCCCTGTCACCGGCCATCAGCGCCGGTCTCCATTGCGGCTCGCCCAACGGTTGTCGAAGCCGATGGACGTTGCCTTCGACTCTCGCCGACCACCAGCTCCGGTCCTCGCCCTCGAGGGCGTCACCCGACCAGGGCGCTGGCGGTGGCCGAGGAAGGCTGAGCGAGGGTGGTGAGGACGCTGGTCGTGACGTTGAGGGCGGCGTGGGCGTCAACGGCCGAGAGCCTCTCTCCATGCTCGGGTTCCCGGGGCGGGCTTACGCTGGACGTGCACCTCGCAGGAGGTGCGACCTGGGTGACCGACACGTCCACGCCGTCGTGTCCGGTGACGAGTGGGAGCAGCGGCACTCCCACGACGGCGAGCCGCCCGGTCCCCGCGGGTGCCGGGGGTCGCGCGCTCGGACCGCCCCTCCTCGTGAGGACCTGCCATGCGAGCCATCACCGTGCGGGACCGTGACGCCGGTGTCGCCGGGCTGTCCCTGACGGACCTGCCCCACCCCCACGCAGCGGAGAACGACGTCGTCGCGCGCGTGCACGCCGCGGGCTTCACCCGCGGGGAACTCACCCCACCACCGCGACCTCGGGATCCCGCGGGCCGCCGACGAACCGGAGGAACCATGACGAACGCGCAGCGCGTCAACGTCGGCAAGCAGCACCCGGCCGCCTACAAGGCACTCATCGCGCTGTCCAGGGAGGCGGAGGAGGCCGCCACCAGGGCCGGCCTCGACCCGCTCCTGGTCGAGCTGGTGAAGATCCGCACGTCCCAGATCAACGGCTGTGCGTTCTGCCTGCGCATGCACACCCGCGACGCCCTGCAGAAGGGGGAGAGCCCGGACCGCATCGCGGTGCTGCCGGGCTGGGAGGAGGCAGGCTGCTTCTCGGAGACCGATCGCGCCGCCCTCCGCCTGGCCGAGGCGATCACGCGGGTGTCGGACGGGCACGTCAGCGACGCGGACCACGGCGCAGCCGCAGCAGCGCTCACCGCGGACCAGCTCTCGGCAGTCACCTGGCTGGCCACGGTGATGAACGCCTTCAACCGCATCGCGATCACCAGCCGCTTCCCCGTCGGCGACTGACTCCGCGGTGGCCTCGGCTCCAGCGGCCGTTCTCGGGCTGCTGGTGCCGGGCTGCTGCGACGTCGGTTTCCCGCCAGCTCCGGGGCCGCCGCCGGCCGACGATCGGGACATGACCTTCCGCGTGTCACCGATTGGCCCCGGCGTGCTGGACGAGCTGCGCGTGTCGGACGACGCCGGGCGGGAACCCCAGGTCCGCACCGAGGAGGACGGGCGTGGCGCACCGTTGCGCTGCTGCCTGCGGCGGAGCCGCCCTGGGTGAGCGGATCGCGCTGGTCTCCTACGCGCCGCTGCGCCGCTGGGCCCGGGACCCCGGCGCCCACGACGAGGTGGGGCCGGTCTTCGTCCACGCCGCGCCGTGCGCGGGGCCGGCGTCCTCGGACTGGCCGGAGGAGGTGCGCGGGACCCGGCGGGTGCTGCGTGCCCACGACCGCGACGGCCGCGCCCTCGGCGGCTGCCTGCTCGACGGCCGGACGGACCTCTCCGAGCGCACCGCCGGCGACCTCCTGCTCGACCCCGCGGTCGCCCTGGCGCACGTCCGGGCCGTCGAGCACGGCTGCTTCCTGTTCGAGGTCCGGCGCTGAGCCACCCGCCGTGGTCGACCGGCCTCCGAGCTTCTTGCCGACAGGGTGTCGGGAACGACACAGTTCGCTTTGACCGATTTCGTGATTAGCTGGGGGCGAGTTTTCCCGACAGGCCGTCGGCATGATGCCGACACGATGACGGCATCATGCGGCGGCACAACGACCCAAGGACGTACATGTTCCTCGCCCTACGCGAACTCGTGTTCGCCCGCGGCAGATTCCTGCTCATGGGGATCGTCGTGGGCTTGATCGCAGTGCTCACGGTGATCCTGTCCGGACTGTCCTCCGG
This region of Saccharopolyspora hordei genomic DNA includes:
- a CDS encoding GatB/YqeY domain-containing protein produces the protein MAELKDKLRADLSAAMKDRDTVVTGVLRMALAAIGKEEVAGKQARELTDDEVQRVLSKEAKKRDEAAEAFRGAGREEQAQAEEAEAEVLRRYLPKPLGDDELAQLVKEAVGEVEAELGERPGMKQMGQVMKTANAKVAGRAEGGKVAALVKAELAG
- a CDS encoding siderophore-interacting protein — translated: MTKTQVSTRRARSRYRQLEVRAAERITPRMVRITLGGEELADFVSNGSDQRIKLCLPQPGQPVPLGRTRAEVFALPREQQPRQRTYTVRWFDAERRELAIDFVVHDHDGPGSTWAAQAAPGDQIVTVGPSPAYQPQPDADPLVLVGDETALPAMSAIVEELPAEAVVRVFAEVADAAEEQPISSAAQVDWQWLHRDGVPAEQSRLLVDAVRSADLGPNPHVWIGAEADVVHELREHCQRELGLERRRLYALAYWRHNSAGD
- a CDS encoding transglycosylase domain-containing protein, coding for MRARDGFLKLFGLCVLAGVLVAGLLFPVVGSLGVVSNRASDAVNSISADLMTKEPPLVTTVTDKDGRPIAYLFEQNRTPAAPDQIADTMKAAIVAIEDRRFFDHQGVDWAGTVRAAVTNQVSGSIAQGGSTLTQQYVKNYLVHVVAAGDPVKQHKAIEQTPARKLREIRIALQLEKQLSKEEILTRYLNVVPYGNQAYGIAAAARTYFDTTPDQLTIAQAALLAGMVNSPSALDPEDSPEEALKRRNLVIQAMEDQHRITPEAAEEARNSPLGLKLPLRGIPNGCVGAGPSDGFFCKYVVDYLERAGFTEEQLRTGGYTIRTTLDKHATDAAKAAAEKGVPKTTKGIANVMSVVEPGKEKHRVRALVANRDFGLDAAKGQTAYALPSGVVKFGAGSVYKVFTAAAALEKGMGIYNTIQSPASYTSSVYKNGTRPYTVGNAEGVAAGPRTLQMALATSPNTAFVALQERVGLDQTVDMAVRLGMRQTLLNHTASGDPLAPGGANGRSQADEVKQRNIGAFTLGYAPTSPLELSNVAATIMSGGTWCPPTPIEQVLDRNGNPVSITEDPCEQAVDEGLANALAVGMSRDDQPGGTAAAAAAGAGWTRPLAAKTGTTEAHQSAGFIGATPQYAGAVLTFSDGPSPQGICDSDPPRLCGVNGGNIYGGKVPARTFFDAMGPIHEGLPVLPLPPTTDRYENGGDEFQVPNVVGMTSKRATETLEKAGYQVQERSVNSQRKRGLVVSQTPRGFALPGETVTISVSTGYVPPPSPERPPPPPPPKPGPPPDRPVERPDVPGLPPDVFPP
- a CDS encoding carboxymuconolactone decarboxylase family protein, which translates into the protein MTNAQRVNVGKQHPAAYKALIALSREAEEAATRAGLDPLLVELVKIRTSQINGCAFCLRMHTRDALQKGESPDRIAVLPGWEEAGCFSETDRAALRLAEAITRVSDGHVSDADHGAAAAALTADQLSAVTWLATVMNAFNRIAITSRFPVGD
- a CDS encoding ArsA family ATPase, which produces MSEPHRPAQVDVDALLDDPGTRVIVCCGSGGVGKTTTAAALAVRAAERGRKTAVLTIDPARRLAQALGLRELGNQPKQVVVEGFEPAGDLNAMMLDMRRTFDDMVLAHAGRERAEQILNNPFYQTISTSFSGTQEYMAMEKLGQLSASGQWDLIVVDTPPSRSALDFLDAPQRLSTVLDGRLIKMLSSPARAGGKGLRKIVGAGFGIFAKAVSTIIGGQLLADAARFVQAFDSTFGGFRERAEHTYQLLRSPGTAFLVVAAPEPDALREATYFVERLAGERMPLAGLVANRTHPVFTGLAGARATAVAEEIEATGEAPMAAAALRVHADRVAVAEREKRLLARFTRAHPEVAMVGVPALPTDVHDLAGLQEIGRRLAGE
- a CDS encoding DUF1203 domain-containing protein, with amino-acid sequence MAHRCAAACGGAALGERIALVSYAPLRRWARDPGAHDEVGPVFVHAAPCAGPASSDWPEEVRGTRRVLRAHDRDGRALGGCLLDGRTDLSERTAGDLLLDPAVALAHVRAVEHGCFLFEVRR
- a CDS encoding metallophosphoesterase; protein product: MNKFGRILLSAGALGAATVTYSAAIERRHWTLRQVSLPVLDAGAAPLRVLHVSDLHMTPNQRSKQRWVSELVDLDPDLVVNTGDNLAHPQAVPAALRAMGPLLDRPGVFVFGSNDYYGPTAKNPARYLLPSSKTKRIHGDPLPWRDLRAALTERGWLDATHRRHLLEVAGVRIHVAGVDDPHLHLDRYDQIAGPLPEDVQLRLGVTHSPEPRVLDSFAEDGYDLVLAGHTHGGQLRLPGYGALVTNCELDRGRARGASTWGERMHLHVSAGLGTSPYAPVRFACPPEATLLTLLPRSEDEALTSENAERETPFGSGGGVR
- a CDS encoding WhiB family transcriptional regulator, with the protein product MFEQGDWRVNAACRDQNPDQLFVRGAEQRKARMICFGCPVRTECLSEALDNKIEFGVWGGMTERERRALLRRRPDVRSWRELLEAARREYVDFDEYQVS